A genome region from Populus alba chromosome 5, ASM523922v2, whole genome shotgun sequence includes the following:
- the LOC118050472 gene encoding uncharacterized protein, producing MGPTINLQQDPDLQQGPTILQLTFPFSAQVKKPPVELLSATPAPQSILPPQLLFTKEPPKWKNPKSTTTITITITITTTNHNHQDPPKSSTAPLSPTCVKCGGPCSFPPPPTQSQWSEISPPPVYRPIRSPAINLPPNTNSQAIILAPVPQSQKVPTISLPHTFQSPSKKIQSPDDIRKFINSNSSKNFLGFVVALSESIRAHKISDSCHESTTLKKIVSVIEGLVHWIEEIPPVQQSSRYGNISYRTWHNRLVENSENLMLQFLPDNLKSSMVEVVPYFTDSFGNSSRIDYGTGHETNFAAWLYCLARMGIIEEVDYQAVVSRVFVKYIELMRKLQSVYNLEPAGSHGVWGLDDYHFLPFIFGSSQLIDHKYMKPKSIHNEDILENFSNEYMYLSCILLIKKVKKGLFAEHSPLLDDISGVPNWNKVNSGLLKMYRAEVLEKVPIMQHFLFGSLIQWE from the exons atgggtcccACCATTAATTTGCAGCAGGACCCTGATTTGCAGCAGGGTCCCACCATTTTG CAACTCACATTTCCATTCTCCGCACAAGTCAAGAAGCCTCCAGTTGAATTGCTTTCAGCAACCCCCGCACCGCAGTCCATACTCCCTCCTCAACTCCTCTTCACCAAAGAACCACCAAAATGGAAGAACCCCAAGAGCACAAccacaatcacaatcacaatcacaatcacaaccacaaaCCACAACCACCAGGACCCACCGAAATCCTCCACAGCTCCACTATCACCTACCTGCGTTAAGTGCGGAGGCCCATGCTCATTCCCTCCACCACCCACACAATCCCAATGGTCCGAGATCTCCCCTCCCCCAGTCTACCGCCCTATCCGTTCTCCGGCAATAAATCTCCCACCAAATACAAATTCTCAAGCCATAATCCTCGCTCCAGTCCCGCAATCCCAAAAAGTCCCCACCATTTCCCTTCCTCACACCTTCCAATCTCCCtccaaaaaaatccaatccCCTGATGACATTCGTAAATTCATCAACTCCAATTCCTCTAAAAACTTCCTCGGCTTCGTCGTCGCTCTCTCAGAATCCATACGCGCCCACAAAATCTCCGATTCCTGTCATGAATCCACTACTCTGAAAAAAATTGTGTCCGTTATCGAAGGCCTTGTTCATTGGATCGAAGAAATACCTCCGGTTCAACAATCTTCTCGATACGGTAACATCTCTTACCGTACCTGGCATAACCGTTTGGTAGAAAATAGTGAGAATTTAATGCTTCAATTTTTACCTGATAATTTAAAGTCTTCAATGGTCGAGGTTGTTCCTTATTTTACTGATAGTTTTGGTAATTCCAGCCGGATTGATTACGGTACAGGACATGAAACTAATTTCGCCGCATGGCTTTATTGTTTGGCAAGAATGGGGATTATAGAGGAAGTTGATTATCAAGCTGTAGTTTCTAGGGTTTTTGTTAAGTATATTGAATTAATGAGGAAACTGCAATCAGTTTATAATCTAGAGCCTGCGGGGTCGCACGGTGTTTGGGGGTTGGATGATTATCATTTCTTGCCGTTTATATTTGGATCATCACAGTTGATTGATCATAAGTATATGAAGCCTAAGTCTATTCACAATGAGGATATTTTGGAGAACTTTTCAAATGAGTATATGTATCTTTCGTGCATTCTGTTGATTAAGAAGGTTAAGAAAGGTTTGTTTGCTGAGCACTCGCCTTTGTTGGATGATATCAGTGGAGTGCCTAACTGGAACAAGGTGAATAGTGGGTTGCTTAAGATGTATAGAGCAGAAGTCTTGGAGAAAGTGCCTATCATGCAGCATTTTCTGTTTGGGTCGCTTATACAgtg gGAGTAG
- the LOC118050450 gene encoding protein PHOSPHATE-INDUCED 1, whose protein sequence is MASFLSSHSLLQLALLISIIEFSSAARTFSVSDQSQDPLLFQYHNGPLLTGEVSINLIWYGNFKPSQRAIVSDFIASVSSRRPTTAQPSVATWWKATEKYYNLVKTKKTSPPLLSVGAQILDESYSLGKSLSSKQIVQLASKGGQKGAINVVLTSSDVAVEGFCSSKCGTHGSSSSAKTINGKRSKFAYIWVGNSETQCPGQCAWPFHQPIYGPQNPPLVAPNNDVGLDGMVINLASLLAGTATNPFENGYFQGPKEAPLEAASACPGVYGKGAYPGYAGDLLGDSATGASYNAHGVNGRKYVLPALFDPSTSTCSTLI, encoded by the coding sequence ATGGCCTCCTTTCTTTCTTCACATTCTCTTCTTCAACTTGCTCTGTTAATCTCTATTATAGAATTCAGCTCAGCAGCAAGGACCTTCTCCGTGTCAGATCAAAGCCAGGATCCCTTGTTATTTCAATACCACAATGGCCCTCTTCTCACCGGTGAAGTTTCTATCAACTTGATCTGGTATGGCAACTTTAAGCCATCTCAGCGTGCCATTGTCTCAGATTTTATTGCCTCTGTCTCTTCTAGAAGACCCACAACAGCCCAACCCTCTGTGGCCACGTGGTGGAAAGCCACTGAGAAATATTACAACCTTGTCAAGACGAAGAAAACCTCTCCTCCTCTCCTCTCCGTAGGAGCACAGATTTTAGACGAGAGCTATTCGTTGGGGAAATCGCTCTCCAGCAAGCAAATCGTGCAGCTAGCATCGAAGGGTGGTCAAAAGGGTGCAATCAATGTTGTTTTGACATCATCCGATGTTGCTGTTGAAGGGTTTTGCTCTAGTAAATGTGGCACTCATGGGTCCTCTTCGAGTGCTAAAACAATCAACGGTAAGAGATCTAAATTTGCTTACATTTGGGTCGGTAACTCTGAGACTCAATGCCCCGGCCAATGTGCGTGGCCATTCCACCAGCCAATCTATGGACCACAGAACCCTCCATTGGTTGCACCCAACAATGATGTGGGTCTTGATGGTATGGTGATCAATCTGGCTAGTCTTTTGGCTGGGACTGCAACAAACCCCTTTGAAAATGGCTATTTCCAGGGCCCGAAGGAGGCTCCTCTTGAGGCCGCGTCTGCCTGTCCTGGGGTCTATGGTAAGGGTGCGTATCCTGGTTATGCTGGGGATTTGTTAGGGGACTCTGCAACTGGTGCTAGCTATAATGCTCATGGTGTTAATGGAAGGAAATACGTGCTTCCAGCTTTATTTGACCCTTCAACTTCAACTTGTTCCACTTTAATTTGA
- the LOC118050455 gene encoding protein EXORDIUM-like 2 has product MASISHLIVFTSLLALFSSLVPAIATARKLAALVQEQPLVLKYHNGPLLEGNITVNIVWYGKFSPAQRSIIVDFLHSLNSMKTPAPSVSTWWQTTGSYRGGPRTVVVDKQVLEEKYSLGKLLKTPQIVTLASEAGPGKNSINLVLTSADVAIGGFSMSKCGTHGSGQDKVGKFAYAWVGNSATQCPGQCAWPFHQPIYGPQGPPLVAPNGDVGIDGMILNLATVLAGTVTNPFDNGYFQGPANAPLEAVSACTGIFGKGAYPGYPGEVLVDKTTGASYNAFGINGRKYLLPAMWDPTTSTCKTLV; this is encoded by the coding sequence ATGGCTTCCATCTCCCATCTCATTGTTTTCACTTCACTGCTCGCACTCTTCTCTTCACTTGTTCCTGCCATAGCCACAGCAAGAAAGCTTGCTGCTTTAGTTCAAGAACAGCCTCTTGTCCTCAAGTACCACAACGGCCCGCTTCTCGAAGGCAACATCACTGTAAACATCGTCTGGTATGGCAAGTTCTCACCAGCCCAGCGCTCCATAATTGTTGACTTTCTCCACTCTCTTAATTCCATGAAGACCCCGGCACCTTCGGTCTCAACGTGGTGGCAAACTACTGGGAGTTACAGGGGAGGTCCACGCACTGTAGTCGTAGACAAACAAGTCCTTGAAGAGAAATACTCTCTTGGAAAGTTGCTAAAGACCCCACAGATTGTTACCTTAGCGTCAGAAGCTGGCCCCGGAAAGAATTCAATCAACCTTGTACTTACCTCTGCTGACGTGGCGATCGGTGGGTTTTCCATGAGCAAGTGTGGGACCCATGGGTCTGGCCAGGACAAGGTGGGTAAATTTGCCTATGCGTGGGTCGGTAACTCCGCGACTCAGTGTCCAGGTCAATGTGCGTGGCCTTTCCACCAGCCAATTTACGGGCCACAAGGTCCACCGCTGGTTGCTCCTAACGGTGACGTAGGAATTGACGGCATGATCCTTAATTTGGCCACGGTTTTAGCGGGAACAGTAACGAATCCGTTTGATAACGGGTATTTCCAAGGGCCAGCCAACGCACCTCTAGAGGCTGTGAGCGCGTGCACTGGTATTTTTGGTAAGGGGGCTTACCCGGGATATCCAGGGGAGGTTTTGGTGGACAAAACGACGGGAGCTAGCTATAATGCTTTCGGTATCAATGGGCGCAAGTACTTGCTCCCAGCAATGTGGGATCCAACAACGTCCACCTGTAAAACCCTCGTTTGA
- the LOC118050453 gene encoding F-box protein FBW2 produces the protein MEDGDEYRHWDELIPDALGLIFSNLSLQEILTVVPRVCKSWSRTGPYCWQEINIEEWTTRCHPDHLDRMLQMLITRSCGSLRKLCVFACLNRILISFLVFANAASLQTLRIPRSDISDSIVEQIAGRLSTITFLDVSYCTKISGCALEAIEKHCKLLLGLCRNMHPLDTEGMETQDDEAYAIATTRQFMDLRGCWNVNLDDKFVKESFAKLTVLRPFAMEDFYVINDWEEYSDDYDDDGRLGRIFYEGEDAELYGWCPSP, from the exons ATGGAAGATGGAGATGAGTATCGTCATTGGGATGAATTGATACCAGATGCCCTTGGGCTAATTTTCAGCAATCTTTCTCTCCAAGAGATACTAACCGTGGTCCCAAGGGTTTGCAAATCATGGAGCAGAACAGGGCCATATTGCTGGCAAGAGATCAACATTGAGGAATGGACTACCAGGTGCCATCCTGATCATCTTGATCGCATGCTTCAAATGTTGATTACAAGAAGCTGTGGATCCCTCCGCAAACTCTGTGTCTTTGCCTGCCTTAACC GAatcttaatttcatttcttgtttttgcaAATGCTGCTTCCCTTCAGACATTACGGATTCCAAGAAGTGATATTAGTGATTCGATAGTTGAACAGATAGCTGGAAGGCTTTCTACTATCACTTTCTTGGATGTGAGCTACTGTACTAAAATTAGCGGATGTGCTTTAGAGGCAATTGAAAAGCACTGCAAATTGCTTTTGGGGCTGTGCCGGAACATGCACCCATTAGATACAGAAGGCATGGAAACCCAAGATGACGAGGCTTATGCCATTGCCACCACGAGGCAGTTTATGGATTTGAGAGGATGCTGGAATGTGAATCTTGATGATAAATTCGTTAAGGAGAGCTTTGCAAAATTGACAGTATTGAGGCCTTTTGCAATGGAGGACTTTTATGTGATAAATGACTGGGAAGAATATTCCGATGATTACGACGATGATGGACGGCTGGGAAGAATCTTCTATGAAGGAGAAGATGCTGAACTGTACGGCTGGTGCCCATCTCCATAA